CAGCTGCACTGTAACACTGGGGCCCTGTTCCCACTCTGGGGCTCTGGATCCCTGGCTGGAGCATTTGCTTGCACCTTGGTACCCTGCcacagctggaggaggcagccctggggcaggtCACACTGCAGAGGAGAAGGGCAAAAGCATCCACAAGTGTATCTGCTCAGCGTTTGCCTTGTGTCCCACCTGTGAAGTGTTTGGTGCCATGGGCAAGCTGGCCCTGGTGGCAGGTGGTCCAGCCTGCCATATCCAGCGTGTCCTGGTCCCCCTTGCTGGCCTCTCTGCTCCCCATCACCCTGTTGAGGAGCCAGCCCTGAAACCGAGCCCCCAGTGCCCAAACACTGAGGTGAGACCCGTGGGCTCATCCATGGCTTTCCTCTTCACCCCCCAGGTCCATACCTGATGCGGGTTTGTCCCTGTGGATGTggcttgctctgctctggggtCACTGCTGCCCCATGGCCTGTGTATCCTACTGCGCTATGGAGAGGGGATGTCaggcggtggtggtggtggtggtgggaaaagGCAATGAGCCAGGTCCTGCCATGGAGAGCGTGACAGAGGCAGCAAGGTGGCGATCTCCTTCAGCATAAGGAGAGAGGGTGTTCAAACAAAACAGGTGAGTTTCCAAACCTGCTGTATGTAGCAGCTCTTCCCAGGGAGGGTGAGGTGAGGTGCTCCTCACTCCAGGGCACCAGCACAATCTGAAGTTCAGCTGGAGATTTCAAATGCAGCTGGAGGAATGCACGGAAGAGAGAAAACATCCACCGGCTCTTGTTAAACGCCATGCCAGGCTCTGCAAGGAAGCTGTgccaagctggagcagggcagccacagccctgaAATGCCACACCAGGCAGCGGTTTTGCCACTGGATCCCATTGCCAGGTTTCATTCCCAACCAGCCAGGCTGACTGGGCCAGCAGAAACCTGCTAGCAGTGACATGAGGTGAgggcttgtgggtttttttccttcttctttcaaCCTTTATTTAGAAACTAGAATGTTCACCAAATCTACAAGGTTTCTCTGTACAGGTCCCACCAGGTGAAGAACAGCAGCGAGAGATTTCTGCGCGCAGCCCTGGCTCACCGTATGCACCGCTACGGAGGGCGAGAGCTGTCCCTGCGTATAGGATAAATACACAGCTAACGTACTGTACCTGACATAAATTATGGAGGTGTCAATTTGGATTTCTGAACTCACTCCTGttggaaggagggaggggacgGGAAAGCAGAGTGTTGTGTGCTGCCAGAACCCAGCAGGCACCGAAAATGCCCCTGGGGCAAGTCtctgccctgcactgctggcacTTGCCCCAGGGATGCGGTGCTGCTGGGTGCATCCTAAATCAAATTTCACAGTATTGCCACTAGCCCCAGTACCAAGGGCCgagccctgggcagcagtgggctctttctcttcctcctttccaaaTCTGCGACTGGGCAGATGAGGGACACTGGCCAAGAGGTTGTGGGGCTTGGCAGGAGGGTGCCTTTTCTGGCTGGTTTATaggcccttttttttttttttttttttttttttcttccttgttttctaaCCTGGGGAACATACAGACTTGGAGTAAATGAAACAGGCCCATTTCcaaaacacattcaaaaaaggaaagaaaaaaaaaaaaaggcactgcaCAGGGGGACCTTTGAGGTAgtcaatattttttcccttcaatgTCTGGCAccagagagggagagagagggaatgCACGCATGCCACGTTTCACTGTGCGTGGTCAGGGCCACGGATGGGGTTGTACATGTTCGTACATGACATGGACATCTGTGTGCGCAGAGCATGTGCCTGGGAGCTGGCATGCCAGGGCCTGTGCATGCGTGTGGCTTTGCACATGCCTGTGGCTTTGCTGACACCTGCGGTTGGTGGCTGGAGAGCATCTGTGGCCACATGTCTCTCTGTGTTGGGGGGGGTGTCCATCACAACAGCTGGCTTGGGGCTCCCCCTGACAGCTCCAGTGGTCCTTTCAGCCCAAAGAAAGAGGGCCATGTCTTGTGGTACCACTCCTTGTCATGCTTCTGAGCCTCATCCTGTAGAACACTGCAACAGCCCTGAGAGGGGCAGATACGGTGTGAAACACCAGCTCTCCTTCACCTTGTCCCGTTGGACCCTGCTCTGTGTACCAGGCCAGGACCGATACTCTCCAACCTGCCCTGGAACATCGTGCTTGCTGCAAAACCAGGGCTGAGCCTGAAGCAGCCATGCATGGGGTCTTTGGGGTCTGTTGTCCCCTTCTGAGGCAACCCCATCAGGGCAGCCCAGCTGCAAGGAGAGGGTCTCCCTGCAGCGAGCCCCCAGGGTGCCTGCACCCAAGCTGGGGTCCCAGGTGCTTTGGGGCCACTCCAGCTGGGGCTGATCAagtttctctgcctctttcttgGCTGTGGGCAAGGGCAGCCTGCCTCgtcccttccctttcctgccAGGAGGAACAAATCCCTGAGGAATTCCAGCTGGGTACATTCCTCTGAGTGCACgcacagcaaggctggcagaggggctgtgtGGCTGAGCGCAGCCCATGCTGGTGCTGGGAGCCACCACTGTCTGGGACCCTCTATCAGGGACAAAGACCCCAGTTCCCCAACTGCCTGGCTGAAACCCCAAGGGGGGCTCAGGATCCAGCCTCGGAGGagagccccttccccagctgcacagTGAGGACTTTGGCAGGGGCAAACCCAATGCACACAGAGTCGATGTCACTAAAACCTCACATGGAGGAGAAACTTGaaataacaaacaaaatccccTTGACTTTTGAGCTGTCGGGGGCTCACACACTTGTAAACTGCTCAGCTCCCTTGAAGCACTTTCCCTGGATAGCCAGACCCTGAACATCTCCAAAAAATGCCTGTGTCACATTCCctctctgcctccccccccaccccgtaTTTCATCATACTCTGGTGGAGGTGGTACCtaaagcagagctctgccctccctccctctctctcttcattTTGTGCTAGatttgttgtgttgtgttttttttcccctctcctttttcaTCAACCCCCAACCCAGCTGGAGATAAGTGAACCACATTACAGTACAGGAACAAACACCATCACAAACCCTGCCCATGAGCGCAGTCTCTGCCCCGGAGGAACATGCCCCGCAGAGGACTCGTGTGCCACCAGCAGAGACTCACCCCATCCTGGAGCAGGGATCGGttgtcccagcccctccagtcccagctctccagaGAGACTGAGCTAAAGGACATTGAGTTTTCTCGAGCATGTCAAGTTACTATGGACCAAGTCCCACATTTGGAGCAACTCTGGAGGCAGCAGTTTATGAACCACCAACATACTCCGGAAGAAACATGGCTCCTTGTTCATCTTGCTGTTCTTGTTCTTCACAATGCCAAAAGTTTTGAAGCCCTCGTGCCCAATGGGTGACACTTTTAGGATCTCCAAGCACATCCCTAGGAAGACATCGTCAATGGGGTACAGCTCCAGTGTCTCCGAGGTCTTGTGCAGCCTCTTGGCTAGGGGTCCATCCATGATGAAGCCCCCACCCCCTGCATAGGGTGGGTAGTTACTTTTGTTGTAGAGGGCGCTGGGGATGTAGTACTTGTTCTCCTTCTTCCGGATTGGCCTGGCCTTGTAGAGGACATCCCCAACAAAGAggtcctctccctccttcttgTCCTCCAGGAACTCCAGGATGTTGCTGGGACTCACAAACACATCGTCATCACCTTTGAAGATGAAGCGGACATTGTCACAGTAGATGTTCAGCCACTTCAGGAAATGGACTTCTTTGAGGGTGAGGTTGAAGAAGCTGTCCAGGAAATCCCACTGCAAGATGTCCCCATAGATATGGTTCTCGTAATCCAGCAGTTTCTGGTAGTTggctctctcctcctccttggaAGCCGTGCCCAGCAAGAACAACGTCCTGATCCTCTTGCCGTCCACATCCTTCTCCTGGCCCCAGGTCCTCCGGATGGCCTCACGGCGGTCGTGCTGCGTAATGATAGACTTGACCACGATGAGCAGGTAGATGTCTCCGCTGCATTTCTCAGGGTGGTTGATCAGCATGGGAAAGTAGCGGCAGTGCCGATAGAGGAGGAACTGCTGGAAGTTGGGCTCCAGCCCTTTGAACCAGTCCACCTTGCTGAAGTTCTGGTTGGCTGAGCAGTTGGTAGTGGTGACATCCCAGGATTTCACTTGCTTTGCCATCACACTCTCCTCTTTCACAGgagctttttccttcttgctcttcCAGAAAGTGCTGGTGAAGGAGAAGGAGTTGTCcctcttctgcattttcaggGCCTCTGGGGTGGGCAggtctttctgctgctggccctgcatGAACTGACTGGGGGCCATTCCCCGTTGCAGCACCGTCACTGTGATCACCAGCAAGAAGGAGAGGCAAACAGTTTTGTAGATGGTCTTCTTCCTAAAGGGATAAGACAGGGAGTTAAGGAGAGGAAACTGCAGGCTGCAAGAAGCTTGCCTGCAAAAGCACCTCCTGGAGAGGTCATGGAATGCTCATAATCTGTGTCCCATCACCTGATGGGCAGCAGCCTtgtgggaagagctgtgggACACCACACACGCTCTTCCCACCTGCATCCTGCTTGCTTGCAGGGCAGCTCGGGGGCCACGCTTAACCACAGGGACAGGCACAAGGCATATAGCAAGTGGCTGCGGTATCATCTGGCAACCCCATATCTGTGCAAAGAGCTGGGAAGGGTTCACCGGGAAGAAGATAAGGCAGGGGGGAGGGACGCAAGGGGAGAGAGAGATATGAAGTCAGGATGAGAGCTCCCGTGAAGAGCTGTTTTGGAGAGAAGTCCTGAAGAAAGCTCTGTTTCAGACATCTGAAAATTGCAGTTTAGGACAAGAGCAGAAGGGAATTATCTTTTCCATGGAAATGTTAATTCCAAAATACAGGCATACTGCCTATGGCTGTAGACTGGCATCCTATGGCCCTAGACTGGCATCACAGGTCACGCAACACTGAGAAACCAGAGCTGGGAAGACCACAGGAGTCAAAATGAAACAGTCAttgctgtttcatttcaaaatggcAGATCAGgaccaaaaaaaatcaccacttAAGGCGAACTTCAGGGTTCAGTGGGGAAGAGATGTCCTTAGCCCTGCAGCCACCTTGGGAATCAGCATTTCTGGGGGCACTGCTGGGTGTTTGGCCAGTTCTCAGGACCTGTTGCTTCACTTTGTGGTGATAAGGAGCAGTAGATGCACTGCAGATTTGGGGGCAGATGttcccagcctgcagcaaaCCAGATACCTGCACATCCAGGGTGtgtggagggctgggggtggtAGATCAAACgctgccctcccctgctgcagacCCATCACCAGGGGAAGTTGCTGGCTCATGGTACAAACCCTGGTGCTCACCAGGGGCTTGAGCAGGATCCTCGTGCCGTCCTTGGGACAGCAGGAGGGCTGCACTCAGAGACAACTGATGCACCGAATGCCACCCCGAATACCACCCCAACCTGCTTTTCCACACAGTTAAAGGGGGCTTTCTTGCCCTGCTGCCACAGAGGAGAGGAACTGCTGGCCCTGCCCATCTACACTATGTTGTCCCCAAGTACCTGGCTCTGCTCCACAGCTGGCACATCTGCTCCACTTTCCTGATGTTGCAGTCCTGCTTGCTCCAGCTGCCTTGGCCCATCTCCCTGTGCAAAAGCACACCGGGCATTGGGGGGTGGCAGCTGGGATCCACGTGCCCACCGGGGGTCCTGACAGCTTCCCAAGGGCAGCACCATCTCCACATGGAGGGGACACATGGAGGGGACACGCGAGGTGCTCAGCAGTCCCTGGAGCCCCTTTTCCCTGCCGGGGAGTGAAAGGGACCTCGGCTGGGGAGCCAAAGGAGACAGACGTGGCACCAGTCTCATAGATCCCCTGCACCTGCCCTCTTGGTGACAGAAGCACGTTCCAGCCTGGGTGCCACCCACCAGGGACAGCCCTCAGCCTCCCACTCCCCGTCAGAGCCAGAACCAAGATAGTCTCTACCCAGGCAGATGGCACCTTCACTTTGGAGTAGTCCAGAGAAGGAGCTTGGGGCTGAAATCTGAAACATACAACCCAAGTGTTTTCCAGatagctccccccccccccccgccaaaaaaaaaaaaaaaaggaaccttGAAACTCTCCTGGCCCTGAAGGCTGGATTATGATCAGCACTGCCAGGAAGCTGCTGGGGTTTTGGGGCACAGGCTGCACCAAAGCACCTGCTTGGTGGGACACCCCATATTCCCTtgggctccccagggcaggggactGCATTGCTCTTGGGGACTCCAGCcacactgaaatgcagcagcCCCGAAGGGAAGCAGGGGAACCAGGAGCTTTCAGGAACTCCTGTCTCCAGCTTTGCCCTCAAGCACAAAGAACTTT
This genomic stretch from Falco biarmicus isolate bFalBia1 chromosome 13, bFalBia1.pri, whole genome shotgun sequence harbors:
- the B3GNT7 gene encoding UDP-GlcNAc:betaGal beta-1,3-N-acetylglucosaminyltransferase 7 isoform X1 produces the protein MFQWKKTIYKTVCLSFLLVITVTVLQRGMAPSQFMQGQQQKDLPTPEALKMQKRDNSFSFTSTFWKSKKEKAPVKEESVMAKQVKSWDVTTTNCSANQNFSKVDWFKGLEPNFQQFLLYRHCRYFPMLINHPEKCSGDIYLLIVVKSIITQHDRREAIRRTWGQEKDVDGKRIRTLFLLGTASKEEERANYQKLLDYENHIYGDILQWDFLDSFFNLTLKEVHFLKWLNIYCDNVRFIFKGDDDVFVSPSNILEFLEDKKEGEDLFVGDVLYKARPIRKKENKYYIPSALYNKSNYPPYAGGGGFIMDGPLAKRLHKTSETLELYPIDDVFLGMCLEILKVSPIGHEGFKTFGIVKNKNSKMNKEPCFFRSMLVVHKLLPPELLQMWDLVHSNLTCSRKLNVL
- the B3GNT7 gene encoding UDP-GlcNAc:betaGal beta-1,3-N-acetylglucosaminyltransferase 7 isoform X2, with the protein product MAPSQFMQGQQQKDLPTPEALKMQKRDNSFSFTSTFWKSKKEKAPVKEESVMAKQVKSWDVTTTNCSANQNFSKVDWFKGLEPNFQQFLLYRHCRYFPMLINHPEKCSGDIYLLIVVKSIITQHDRREAIRRTWGQEKDVDGKRIRTLFLLGTASKEEERANYQKLLDYENHIYGDILQWDFLDSFFNLTLKEVHFLKWLNIYCDNVRFIFKGDDDVFVSPSNILEFLEDKKEGEDLFVGDVLYKARPIRKKENKYYIPSALYNKSNYPPYAGGGGFIMDGPLAKRLHKTSETLELYPIDDVFLGMCLEILKVSPIGHEGFKTFGIVKNKNSKMNKEPCFFRSMLVVHKLLPPELLQMWDLVHSNLTCSRKLNVL